The following coding sequences lie in one Arachis ipaensis cultivar K30076 chromosome B03, Araip1.1, whole genome shotgun sequence genomic window:
- the LOC107632356 gene encoding uncharacterized protein LOC107632356, translating to MATITKARISETKFVEANKIDEQKQPFTNKRNSIENRNLYRRRVTWRPPIGDRLKANVDGAFRKESGKGAIAVVIRDNEGKVVAGSAEIVRATSSLSVESMALRSALILAKNLQLKNILFESDSLPLIQAVKVKETIGEIDPILRDIYVLMEGISNSGFTWTHRESNQLAHQVASLAINGRLNRNWTWDQPVEIRGIARREARITYKQAMTEQQHFQHNFQALQIVRR from the coding sequence ATGGCAACGATTACAAAGGCGAGAATTTCGGAAACAAAATTTGTAGAGGCAAATAAAATAGATGAACAGAAGCAGCCATTCACAAACAAAagaaatagcattgaaaatagaaATCTGTATAGAAGAAGGGTTACCTGGAGGCCGCCAATAGGAGACAGGCTCAAAGCAAATGTTGATGGAGCTTTCAGGAAGGAATCCGGAAAGGGTGCAATAGCTGTTGTAATTAGAGATAATGAAGGAAAGGTGGTAGCAGGATCAGCTGAAATAGTTAGAGCAACATCAAGTCTATCAGTGGAATCAATGGCATTAAGGAGTGCTCTTATTCTAGCAAAAAATTTACAATTGAAAAATATCCTATTTGAATCGGATAGTTTACCTCTCATCCAAGCAGTGAAAGTGAAAGAAACTATCGGTGAGATAGATCCGATTTTGAGGGATATCTATGTCCTGATGGAGGGTATATCAAATAGCGGTTTTACGTGGACACATAGGGAGAGCAATCAACTAGCACACCAAGTGGCAAGCCTTGCAATAAATGGCAGACTGAATCGAAATTGGACCTGGGACCAACCGGTGGAAATAAGAGGGATTGCAAGAAGAGAAGCACGTATTACTTATAAACAGGCCATGACTGAGCAGCAACATTTTCAACACAATTTTCAAGCTCTGCAGATAGTGAGAAGATAG